Genomic segment of Chelmon rostratus isolate fCheRos1 chromosome 2, fCheRos1.pri, whole genome shotgun sequence:
TATTTCACAGGCATTCATGCTAATAAAGCACAAATTTGCCCATAAATGACCTGTTCGTCATGTGTCTGCTCAGATTTCTTCATCTGATCCGTGTGAGAATGTgcatttaactgaaaaaaaaagagtttgctTCTCTCAGTTGTTGCATTGGATTGTACACCGGATGTTTAATCATCGCTTCGCCCTGAGAAATGGTTGACCCCTGAGCTTTGACCCGTGGCTTAGGTTTCCATAGAAGCAGGGGTAGTCTTTGAGAGGGGTGCTTGCTGGACCATGAGAGTCCAGTCCAGGTACAGTGGAAGGTCCACTATGACAGCGTGTGTCGTTTGCTCTTTCTGAAACAGTATTTTCCAGCCGGGACGAGCCTTCATGTACACAACCTCATCAGCGTCCAACTAATGCATGTGATGAAAAGTATTGTTCATATTCTCACTGGAAAATAACATTACTCACTGGTGAATCACTTGCTAGTTGTGGGTAACAAACAACATGGGGGTCAGTAATATTACAGTTCCTCCTGAGTCTGAATTGAGGGGAATTAAATAATGATGAATCATGTAATGTGCTTGGCAGTAATACTTACTTCCCACATGTAGAATTAATTTTAcctatatttttattatttattgctgTGCATAAATAACAGTcgaagagaaaacagaaacaaaatagcTGCAATCATGAGGCCATCTTGTGGCAGCAGTGCATCTACACCATGAGACTGATCATTTCCcacagtctgcagcagctgctccctTTAGAGCGAGACAGCATCTGGATGTATTGTAAGTGCAGTCAtaacgaagaggaggaggaatgagaCCCTGTTTACATCTGGAGGTTTGTGAGGATGCACATCCCTGCCGCAGTGTGTCTGTATGATGACCGGTCTGGATTGGtctgacatttttcaaaggGTTGGTAGTGGAAATGATGAGCCCTTCTGACTGATACAACCTCCAGTGTTCTTCAAAGCGATTGAAATTTTATAAAAACTGTTATTTAAAAAGACTAACTAAAGAACTAAAGTATGTCCGGTGGACATCCTCCTGAGTGACCAGCAGGAGGCGACAGCAGTCTGTCTCAGCGCTCCACCGCTTTTAACAAAACCACTGAAACCGTTCACAACAAGGAAGTCTGCCACTGGGATGCGTCCATCTGTCAGAGCAACATCCGAGCAGACATCATGGCCTCTCTGCGGTACCTGAACGCCTTTATCTCCGAGCGGCTGGCGGCGGCGGCTGTGGAGATCTTCCTGGCGGTACAGAAAACGCTGATGGAGTACCAGGGAGAGATCAGCCGGTCCAAGCAGGAGATAGATCACCTGCGGACACTGGCGCTCTGGCCTGAAGTCAGATTACATAGATCGGGTGTGTGGATCAGCCTTTCTCGCATTGATAAAGACTATTAATTACTGTACATTCAGCTTGTTGTGAGGTGTGCAGCCCCCTTCAAGTTTTGTCTGTAAAAATCGATTTCTCTTGAGGAGATTTTATAAATGAAAGTATTGTGGGTCAGGTGACGTGTGacttttaacacacacacacacacacacacacacacacacacacaaacttgttCATGACACATTTTAGATTTGAATGTGAgtttaaagtctgttttttatCTCCAGTCTCCGCTCTCATGTCATTCAGCAGCTCATCAGTTCAGTCCTCACCGCTATGACCAGGACGATCAGGAGAGCTGCCCTGAGGAGGAGTGGACCCCGCATGTGAGCCCGGACCACCCGAGCAGCCCACATATTAAAGAGGGACATGACCGGCGAGGGCGGGCCTGTGGGCAGCAGAGCGATGCCACTGTGTCTCCTCAGTTTGTGAGAGGAGAAGGTCACGCCGGGACGCCCTCACACCTCTACAGGATATTAACTGTTGAACAgacagcagatatcagagctGGTGATGGGCCCCGCCTTGGAAGAAATCCACAGTCCTCTGCACTTCGGCGAGAAGCcctgacaggtgaggagagcaCATCCAGCAGAGGTTATCTTAAgctaaaataaatcattttattataTCCACCTGTGTGCTGGAGTGTGGTGAAACACCAGAAgcgtgcacggggggggggggccgtTGCCCCCCTTGGGGCCCAAttgccctcttggacaccaaaacgcgtgctaaagtgccctcttggacgccgAAACGCGCgcaaaagtgccctcttggacgccaaaacgcgtgctcaagtgaagtccttttcgcccctgcccttcaaaaagtctgtgcacgccactgtgaAACACTAAAACTACTCTCTATATTGAGACATTTTGTTAGGGTTGGACAGATTGCACATGGCCATTTGACAATAAAGCAAACTCCATCACAGTAAATCATCTTTTTcgtaatataatataaattcatattcattttgtCCGTTCAGttaatgttttcactgcaggCCGTCAACACCAAGGTAAAGCTAGAGACCATGTGATGGGATCACACCAGCCACGACAGCAGTCAACATGTTGACGTTCTGATTCATGAGTACTCAGTAGTTGTTACTACATTATTACTAAGTTACTGAGTGCTCATGGCTTGGGCTACACCTGTCTTGGCCTCAGCTACACACCTGTGAAGTTTTGTGACTGCATCGTGGTGTCACAGCCGTGTCCACTatccacagagagacagacatggcAGAATACTCAAAACCACTTCTGTAGTAGTTCACATCACAATGGGTATCTCCAGGACCACATTGAgccatgatgacacacacacacatgcacacatacacacacacacacacacaggctaacTAGTTTAAAATAACACCAGCCATGCTGTCACAGCTGGAAACAACTTCCCAAATGCGACACTGGATGTTCATCTTTGCTTTAGTTTGACGTGCAGGTAACAGTAACAAAAGGTGAACAGAGTCTTAGATGTGAgcatgtctgtgtatttgtcctTTTGcgataaaaactaaaatgatgaGAGGTGTTTGCAAAGCGTGGTATACTGTGTTTTCAGACCCTTGTCCTTGCAGATCCACTTGAGGTCACTCGTGAGCAGGATGGGCCCGATGAGCAGCCGTACAGTGAACAAGACTGGAGCCCCTGTCAGGACCACGACGACCCCGATCCCCCTCACATCAAAGTGGAAGAGTGCACCATTCCTCTGGAAGAGACTGGCCACGACTACAAAATACCTGCGCAGTCAGAGAGGAGTGTTTATGATGAGCCTCTTTCTTCAAGTCCCGGCCACAACCAGTCCCTGACCAACCaaacattttacacatcagaGGACAGGAGAAGAGATGATGAAGGAGAAAGCTGCCGACTGTCCGGACCGAGCAGAGTTTCCCACCACTTCTGCTCTGTAAATCAAAGCGACTATGGTGAGAATACAGAAGGTGTGGTGAATGGAGGAACGAGGTCAAAGAATATGCAAAACTCCAACTTGTGCGCTGAAGGAAGGGACAGTGTCGGCGTGGAAGAAGATTTAAG
This window contains:
- the LOC121612892 gene encoding adult enhancer factor 1-like — encoded protein: MASLRYLNAFISERLAAAAVEIFLAVQKTLMEYQGEISRSKQEIDHLRTLALWPESPLSCHSAAHQFSPHRYDQDDQESCPEEEWTPHVSPDHPSSPHIKEGHDRRGRACGQQSDATVSPQFVRGEGHAGTPSHLYRILTVEQTADIRAGDGPRLGRNPQSSALRREALTDPLEVTREQDGPDEQPYSEQDWSPCQDHDDPDPPHIKVEECTIPLEETGHDYKIPAQSERSVYDEPLSSSPGHNQSLTNQTFYTSEDRRRDDEGESCRLSGPSRVSHHFCSVNQSDYGENTEGVVNGGTRSKNMQNSNLCAEGRDSVGVEEDLSDPTRERRHTCPVCAKRFKESSHLKDHVRIHTGEKPFQCKECGVNFRQSGALTLHMRIHTGERPYRCTDCGRRFSRKGDMETHRVTHTGERPHLCVVCGKSFKRKSNLSTHLKIHAEGKMDSTQPL